In Thermococcus thioreducens, a genomic segment contains:
- a CDS encoding serine/threonine-protein kinase, whose protein sequence is MGHWFMDDDILEGLVKLFVFIVIVSAIFGRAAGFIIFIVIAMWFGHLIKHLLKDVSKSRRYKRRYPKTVPPVPPVPKEDMKDLLRKSVIIEVPPKVHAGEEIPLRIGFRNLLRGTINVEIDLGDLSRHLDLSSTRVYFRAVRPGEYVSQTVTAVPRGRGRVSAKVVVRSGMVSAKVKVRTEIIERPKIEPKTPVPAPVPVPAGNRQDSTGGTPRTPLEELFARYRKVEPIGEGGFARVYRAEKHDGSVVALKVPLSLTEEGGKTFLREVRNWSLLSHPNIVELYDYNIFPLPYLEMEYCETSLAKLEKPLSPEKAARIIFDVAEGLKYAHSKGVIHRDLKPSNILLKNGRAKVSDWGLSKLLKESRTTHTVSFTPLYAAPEQISSRFGGTDERTDVWQIGAVLYELLTGRPPFEGEDFVEVASKITLEEPVPPGQLNPDAKPLEPVVMKCLAKNKEERYQSVEELQRDLAEFLGKNYRENLSKSVSINDLSRSAYYAGELFLLYLKLNDLVNALKYADDLAHYARGGVREELLSLREQLRLRLENGLDVPEELVEKAEIIIHKIKLGFEGV, encoded by the coding sequence ATGGGGCACTGGTTCATGGACGACGACATCCTGGAGGGCCTCGTCAAACTCTTCGTGTTTATAGTCATAGTATCCGCCATCTTCGGGAGGGCGGCCGGATTTATAATATTCATCGTGATAGCCATGTGGTTTGGACACCTGATAAAACACCTGCTCAAGGACGTTTCGAAATCCAGAAGGTACAAGAGGCGGTATCCCAAAACGGTTCCGCCAGTTCCTCCGGTACCGAAGGAGGACATGAAGGATCTCCTCCGCAAGTCGGTGATAATCGAGGTTCCCCCCAAGGTCCACGCTGGTGAGGAGATACCCCTCAGGATCGGCTTCAGGAACCTGCTCAGGGGCACCATAAACGTCGAGATAGACCTCGGCGACCTCTCCAGGCACCTCGACCTCAGCTCCACGAGGGTGTACTTCAGGGCCGTCAGGCCCGGGGAGTACGTCTCCCAGACCGTCACCGCCGTTCCGAGGGGGCGGGGCAGGGTCAGCGCCAAGGTCGTGGTTCGCTCCGGCATGGTAAGCGCCAAGGTGAAAGTGCGAACCGAAATAATCGAGAGACCGAAGATAGAGCCCAAAACCCCAGTTCCGGCCCCGGTCCCGGTTCCCGCCGGGAATAGGCAGGATTCTACCGGCGGCACCCCCCGTACCCCACTGGAGGAGCTCTTCGCGAGGTACAGAAAGGTTGAGCCCATCGGTGAGGGCGGCTTTGCAAGGGTCTACCGTGCGGAAAAGCACGACGGGAGCGTCGTTGCCCTAAAAGTCCCGCTCAGTCTGACGGAGGAGGGGGGCAAGACATTCCTCAGGGAGGTAAGGAACTGGTCGCTCCTCAGCCACCCGAACATAGTCGAGCTCTACGACTACAACATATTCCCCCTCCCCTATCTTGAGATGGAGTACTGCGAGACGAGCCTTGCAAAGCTCGAAAAGCCCCTCAGCCCCGAAAAGGCGGCGAGGATAATCTTCGACGTTGCGGAGGGGCTAAAGTACGCCCATTCCAAAGGCGTAATCCACCGCGACCTCAAGCCGAGCAACATCCTGCTCAAGAACGGAAGAGCCAAGGTGAGCGACTGGGGGCTCAGCAAGCTCCTCAAGGAGAGCAGGACGACCCACACGGTCAGCTTCACACCGCTCTACGCCGCTCCGGAACAGATAAGCTCCCGCTTTGGAGGAACAGATGAGAGAACCGACGTGTGGCAGATAGGGGCGGTTCTCTACGAGCTGCTTACCGGGAGGCCTCCCTTCGAGGGGGAGGACTTCGTCGAGGTGGCGTCGAAGATAACCCTTGAGGAGCCAGTGCCGCCGGGTCAGCTCAACCCCGACGCGAAGCCCCTTGAGCCGGTCGTGATGAAGTGCCTCGCGAAGAACAAGGAGGAGCGCTACCAGTCGGTTGAGGAGCTCCAGAGGGATTTGGCCGAGTTCCTCGGGAAGAACTACCGCGAGAACCTCAGCAAAAGCGTTTCAATCAACGACCTGTCGAGGAGCGCCTACTACGCGGGCGAGCTGTTCCTCCTGTACCTGAAGCTCAACGACCTTGTTAATGCACTCAAGTACGCCGACGACCTGGCTCACTACGCGAGAGGGGGGGTGAGGGAAGAACTGCTCTCCCTGAGGGAGCAGCTCAGGCTCCGCCTTGAGAACGGCCTCGATGTTCCCGAGGAGCTGGTCGAGAAGGCCGAGATAATCATCCACAAGATAAAGCTTGGATTCGAGGGGGTGTGA
- a CDS encoding PP2C family protein-serine/threonine phosphatase, whose product MSGQACGAEGIVWGISHPGGRERNEDALLILPLGDACLLAVADGLGGHEGGELASKVAVEALRETFERGYTRGIGVEGVKGLLLRAYEDAHRRIVEISPGPGKMGTTLTAAFVRNRMAVVANSGDSRAYLVQEGKIVARTRDHSVVQELIERGIISGEEAREHPMRHVVTKALGVDLGVDTYVWELKAGDVLLLSTDGLHDYIDEGIIGKLVFGSDPRTAAEALIGEALKVTEDNVTVVVFREV is encoded by the coding sequence ATGAGCGGGCAAGCCTGTGGGGCCGAGGGGATCGTCTGGGGCATCTCACATCCCGGCGGGAGGGAGCGGAACGAGGACGCGCTCCTTATCCTGCCCCTCGGCGACGCCTGCCTCCTGGCCGTTGCCGACGGCCTTGGGGGACACGAGGGGGGAGAGCTGGCCTCGAAGGTGGCCGTTGAAGCACTCCGTGAGACTTTTGAGAGGGGCTATACACGCGGCATAGGGGTGGAGGGGGTAAAGGGTCTCCTCCTAAGGGCCTACGAGGATGCCCACCGCAGGATAGTGGAGATATCACCCGGGCCGGGGAAGATGGGCACGACGCTTACCGCTGCCTTCGTGAGGAATAGAATGGCTGTGGTAGCAAACAGCGGCGACAGCAGGGCATATCTTGTGCAGGAGGGGAAGATAGTCGCGAGGACAAGGGACCACTCGGTGGTCCAGGAGCTCATTGAGCGCGGAATCATTAGTGGGGAGGAGGCCAGAGAACACCCCATGAGGCACGTCGTTACAAAGGCCCTCGGCGTTGACCTTGGGGTTGACACCTACGTGTGGGAGCTGAAAGCCGGGGATGTCCTGCTTCTCAGCACGGACGGGCTCCATGACTACATCGATGAGGGGATTATAGGAAAGCTTGTCTTCGGATCAGACCCCAGGACGGCAGCGGAGGCGCTGATCGGGGAAGCCCTGAAGGTTACCGAAGACAATGTGACTGTCGTCGTGTTTAGGGAGGTGTGA
- a CDS encoding ATP-binding protein translates to MPVDLSGPLLSEFERAKKEFERAVAAGDMETARRSALRCASILRQLARHVPYNGELYLKKAKKWEDVAGQIESGEYGRKAVVGAEGKSTTQEKDEEDQFREYVLGLISKSQTTWDDIGGLEGVKLLMMETVVIAALKKPAAVQPWRGILLFGPPGTGKTLLASAAAGSLNATFFNVKASSVLSKYFGESSKIISALYEVAREKAPSIVFLDEIDALTTRRSNDTSEATRRMLSTLLTELEGFHGEGNEKLVLTLAATNTPWDLDEAVLSRFPKRIYVPLPDKEATKVIVRIHTEGLDISRLDLDAIAEESVRRLYSGRDIRNLCQEAIWNMIREENKDLHRLAGLPFEELRKRSLRTRPLEMRDFEEAFRKIKSPLTKRDIERYEKWAEEFGG, encoded by the coding sequence ATGCCTGTTGACCTTTCAGGGCCCCTGCTGAGCGAGTTTGAGAGGGCCAAGAAGGAGTTTGAAAGGGCTGTCGCCGCGGGAGACATGGAGACCGCTCGGAGAAGCGCCCTCCGGTGTGCCTCCATACTCAGACAGCTGGCCAGGCACGTCCCCTACAACGGGGAGCTCTATCTTAAGAAGGCGAAGAAGTGGGAGGATGTGGCCGGGCAGATAGAGAGTGGTGAATACGGCCGAAAGGCAGTTGTCGGCGCCGAAGGAAAGAGCACGACCCAGGAGAAAGACGAGGAAGACCAGTTCAGGGAGTACGTGCTGGGGCTTATCTCCAAGTCACAGACGACGTGGGACGACATAGGCGGCCTTGAGGGTGTCAAGCTCCTCATGATGGAGACGGTCGTGATAGCGGCCCTTAAAAAACCCGCCGCGGTTCAGCCGTGGAGGGGCATACTCCTCTTTGGGCCTCCCGGGACGGGTAAGACGCTCCTCGCCTCGGCCGCCGCCGGGAGCTTAAACGCCACCTTCTTCAACGTTAAAGCGTCAAGCGTCCTGAGCAAGTACTTCGGCGAGTCGAGCAAGATAATAAGCGCCCTCTACGAGGTCGCGAGGGAGAAGGCACCGAGCATAGTGTTCCTCGACGAGATAGACGCCCTGACCACGAGGCGTTCAAACGACACCAGCGAGGCGACCAGGAGGATGCTCTCGACGCTCCTCACGGAGCTTGAAGGCTTTCACGGGGAGGGGAATGAGAAGCTCGTCCTCACGCTTGCCGCCACAAACACCCCCTGGGATTTAGATGAGGCGGTGCTCTCGCGCTTCCCCAAGAGGATTTACGTGCCCCTGCCGGACAAGGAGGCGACCAAGGTGATAGTGAGGATACACACTGAGGGGCTTGATATTTCGAGGCTCGACCTCGACGCGATAGCGGAGGAGAGCGTGAGGCGTCTGTACTCTGGCAGGGACATCAGGAACCTCTGTCAGGAGGCCATATGGAACATGATACGCGAGGAGAACAAAGACCTCCACAGGCTTGCCGGGCTTCCCTTCGAGGAGCTGAGGAAGCGCTCATTGAGAACCCGCCCGCTTGAGATGAGGGACTTTGAGGAGGCGTTCAGGAAGATAAAGAGCCCCCTGACAAAGAGGGACATCGAGCGCTATGAAAAGTGGGCGGAGGAGTTCGGGGGATGA